The following DNA comes from Halalkaliarchaeum sp. AArc-CO.
CCGAAGGTCTGAACCGACGGTGCTTCGGGAATTTCGACGGAACTTGGTTCGATGGAGACCGTTTCCGCGAGGTCGAACCGCTCTGTAAACTCACCGGAGTCGCCGGACTCGTCGGATTCGTCGACCGTCTTCTCCGCGCCGCCGGTTTCGGTCACTGCTCGCAGGTAGGCAGCCGTCGGGAAAAAGCGATTCGCTCTTCAGGGCAGCCTGGCGGTCACGCGTGTTCGCTCAGATCAACCGCCACCGCCGCCTCGACCCACGCGAGAGGGTTTTCCGCGTCGTAAAACACCACGTTCCCGTCGTCCTCGTACGCCTCCACGGTGTCGTCGCCGAACGCCGACAGGGTGGCGTCCGCTGACAGCGACCGATCCAACTGTGACCCGTCGTCGGAATGCGCGGTCATGGTCCGAAGTTTGGTAATTGTTGGCACGGGATATGTCTTTCCGTCGCGGCAGCAGTTCAGATCCCCTTGCTCATCAGGTGACTTCGGAGCACGTCCGGGGTTTTCCCACCCGATTCGGTATTGAGCAGTACGACCTCGGCGTCGGAATCGAGCTGTGATGCGAGTTCCCAGGCGCCGGCGGCTGCAGCCCCGCCGCCGGGGCCCATCTCCACGACAGTGGTCTGATTGATCGTCACTGCGCTCTCGAGGATCTCCTCGTCCTCGACGGTGACTGCCCGGCCGCCGATCCGATCGAGCGCCCCGAGCGCCCGTGCCCCACCTTCGGGATCGGGGATCTCGAGTTCCCCGACGATCGTGTCGGGAACGTCCCACGGCTCCGGCTGGCCGAGACCCTGCTCGTGGGCCGCTGCGATCGGTGCGCAGCCGGATGGTTGGACCGCGATTACGTCGGGAATGCGCTCAATCAGGTCCAGGTCGGCGGCGAGTTCGAATCCCCGGACGACCCCCACGAGGAGTTCGCCGGTCCCGGTGGGGACGAACACGGCATCCGGGGCCGTCCAGTCCCGATCTGCGAGCAGCTCCAGCGCGACGGTTTTGACTCCCTCGTGGCGATACGGCGTGGTGAACTCCTGCAGCGAGTAGTAGTCGGCCGCGAGCTGGTCGTCGATCGCCGCCCGGGCGTCCTCGTAGCGTCCGCCGACGACCTGCATCTCCCCGCCGTGGACGTTCACCATCGCCTTGTTCGAGAACGCACACCGCGAGGGGACGAACGCGTACAGCCGAAGATCCACCCGGCCGGCGTACGCCGCAGCCGACTGGGCGGCGTTGCCCGCTGCAGCGAGCGCCAGCGGTTCGACATCGCTTCCTTCCGCGTGACCCGCTGCAGCGGTCACAGCGAGGCTGAGTCCCCGGTCGAGAACAGTTCCGGTCGGATTTCGGGACTCGTCTTTGATCTCCACGCTGGCGACGCCGAGTTCTTCGGCGAGCCGATCGGCGTCGACGAGCGGCGTACCTCCCTCGGCTGCGCTCACCCGGGTGCCTGCGGGAAAGGGCAACACGGCGTCGAACGCCCACATACCGACCGGATCCGGAGGGCGTTCGATCACGTCGGCGTGGACGTCGACGGCCGAGAGGTCGTACGTCGGATCGAGCGGTCCGTTACAGTTCGGGCAGCCTCCTGCGGTGTCGGCGTCGTGAACGGCACCGCAGTCGGTACACTCGAGACCGGAAAACGCCTTCGTCGTCTCCATACTGGCGGTTCTCGCCCGCGCTACTAATCTCCCGCTGTTTCGGGGTCCTCTCGGTCGCCGCTTTCCGTCGGAGCATCGTCGGATGGCTCCGCCTTGCCTCCGCCGGATTCGGCGTCATGTTCCTGTTCTGGAGTTTCCTCGGCGGTTTCCTGGATCCCTTCGGCGTCGGAGATGTGTGCCTCTGCACTCACAGTTTCGACGTCGATGTCGAGCTCTTCGGCGACGGCGTTCAACAGCGCACGCTGTTCGGCCATCTCGTTTTCGAGCCGCTTGACGCGATCGGTCGTGTCGGTGACGCTGTCGTGGGTTGCCTGTACCTGCTCGCGGAGTTCGTTGAGCCGCTGATACATCTTTTCGGCCGTGTCCGCGAGCGTCTGGATCTTCTTTGCGGTTCCACCGAGTCCCATGGTCGACGTATTTATCCCCGGCCTTGTGTGCGTTCCGCTTGTCGTCTCTCCGCCGGTTGCGACCGAGCCCTTTTCAGGGTACGCAGCCAGATTCGGGTATGGACGATGGTCGGATGCGGATCCTGCTGACGAACGACGACGGGATCGACACCGTCGGGTTCCGGGCGCTGTACGACGGCCTCTCACAGATCGCGGACGTCGTTGCTGTCGCACCCAAGAACGACCGGAGTTCGGTCGGTCGAGCGCTGTCACACGAGGTGCCCGTCGAGGAACACGAACTCGGCTACGCGATCGAAGGAACCCCGGCCGACTGCACGGTCGCCGGACTGGAGGTGCTTTGTCCCGACGTCGACCTGGTCGTCGCGGGCTGTAACAAAGGCGCGAACATCGGGGCGTACACGCTGGGTCGGTCGGGGACGGTCTCCGCCGCGGTGGAGGCGGCCTTCTTCGAGGTGCCTGCGATCGCCGTCTCGCTTTACATCCCCGTCTCCGACGACTGGGAGAAGCTGGCGACCGACCCCGAAGACTTCCGACAACCCGTCGAAATCGCGACGTTCCTGGCGGAGCACGCGATCGACGCCGGGGTGTTCGAAGGCGTCGACTACCTCAACGTCAATGCCCCGTACGATGCGACCGACAAGCCGAACGCCGACAGCGGAGGGGCTGCGGGGGATCGTCTGCCCGTCGAGGTCACGAGACCATCGAGGCTGTACGACATGACCGCCGAACGAAACGGGGATTCGATCCGGCTCCGGGACAGAATCTGGGAGCGAATGGCCGACGGCACCCTTCCAGAACCCGAGGGAACGGATCGATACGCAGTCATGAACGGACGGGTGTCGGTGTCACCGCTCACTGCACCACACACGACCGAGCGCCACGGAGCACTCGCCGAACTACTCGACGGATACGGTTCGACTGAATAGAGCCGCAGAATACGGGGAACTCACCCCGGGGTCAAGTCCCGGGGCAGTCGCCTCGACCGCCTGTACAGGAACCACCGGACAGTCGATGTCCGATGCAGGATGGATCCCGTCGGCACTTCCTCGCCCGACTGTCGATTACTCGTCTACCATCTCTTCGAACTCCGGCAGCAGGTCGTCGTCCCCGTTACCGTTCCCTCCGTTTTCGTCGTCCGATCCGCTATCGGTGGGGTCGTCGGATCCGTCGCCCTCCTCGGTTCGGCCGTTCCCGTCTCCTTCCTCACCGCTTTGCTCGTCTTGCTCGTCCGGGATTACTTCGACCTCGAGCACTTTGAGGGGAATGTTGCGGAGTCGCTGTCCGATCTCCTTGCGTGCGATCCGACTCGCGTGTTCTTCCCGTTCGACGTTGAACACCGTCATCTCCAGCTCCAGCGCGACGAGCGCCTCGTCGGCGGCGATGAACGCCGGCGGCAACGACTTCCCGTCTGGGGTGGTTCGCTCGCCCATGTTGATCTCCACGTAGTTGAGATCCGGGTTCAACATCTCTCCCGTCTTCGAAATTGCGATCCGAATCGCCTCGTCGGGCGTTTCCACGTCGTACACCGGCACCGCAGCTTCGACGACGACTCGGCAGTCCATAGTGTTCGATACTACAGTGTGATGATGTATGAAGGTTCGCCCGCGAACCCGCACTGAAGAGGGGTGATCCAGACGAACGGGAAATCAGATCGCCGATCGTACCGGTCTGGGTTCGGGAATGTCACACGTACAGATAGATAAAAGTGGGACGATGTTATCGTTTTGAGAGAATATCACACGGAATAGATTTCATCGCGGACGAATTTTCACACATGGTCACACGAAGGTACCTGTTAGCGGGGGGAGCCGCGCTCGCCTGTTCGGCGACGCTTGCGGGCTGTACAGGAATGTCGTCCGATGACGGCCCGTTCGAGTTCGAGACGGTGGCGTTCACGGACGGACAGCCGGAGGGGTACGAGGAGTATGACGAGCAGCCCGACAACACGTACGCGGTCGGCGAGACGGTCTGGGTTCTCGTTGCGGTCCAGAACGTTCCTACAGATGAAGACGGGACTGCAACACTCGAATATACGTTCGACGTGGAGACGCCGGACGGGGACACGTGGGACAAAGATGACCGGGAAGAACGCTGGGAGGACGTAGAGTCAGGGGACGTATTGATCATCTGGGAGGGGTTTGCGACGTTCGAGGAGGATCCGCCGGGCGAGTACGAGCTGACGATCACCGTCGAGGAACAGAGCGTGGGGGAGACGATCCGGACCACCGAAACGTTCACGCTGGAGCAATAGGGGTGAGTACCCGTGAATACTCGACGCGCGTTCGTCGTCAAGGGTGGAGTGGTCGTTGGCGCGACAGTGGGTGCCGGCTGTCTGTCTGATCCGGCCGGCGATCCGGAAGCCGAGGAACCCGAAGACAACGGTCCAGAAGAGGACGAGGAGAGACCGCCGTTTTCGATCGACCGGTTCGCGTTCACGTCAACTCGGGCAGAAGGTCACGGCGAGTATACGGCTCAACCTGACGACCGGTACGAGGTGGGCGAGATGGTCTGGGTGTATCTGGAAGCCTCCAACGTCAGCCCCGATGCGGACGAGCCGCAGCTCGACTCCCAGTGGACGATTCTCGCCCCCGACGGGACCGAACTGGCGGCTATCGAAGAGCCAATATCGATCCCTCAGGCAACGCTCGGGGAGCTCCCGAACGAGGTGTACGTGACCCAGGGATTCGACACCGGGAAACTGGACGTTCCCGAGGCCGGCGAGTACACTCTCGAGGTCACCCTGACCGATCGTGAGTCCGACCAAACGGCCTCGATTTCCCGCCCGTTCAGATTGGTGCAGTTCGAATTCGAGCGGGTGGTGTTCACCGACGGGGAACCGGATGGAATGGACGACTACGACCCCCAGCCGAACGACACGTACGCTGTCGGGGACACGATCTGGCTCCTCGTGAGGGTCCACCACGTCCCCGTCGACAGCGCTGGCACTGCCAGGCTCGTGTACACGTTCGAGATCGACGCACCCGACGGGAGCACCTGGGACGTAGACGACAGGGAGGAGCACTGGGAGCGGGTCGGCGAACACCACATCCTCGCCATCTGGGAGGCCATCTCGACGTTCGAGGATGATCCGCCGGGCGAGTACGAGTTGACGCTCACTGTCGAGGATCAGGTTCACGGCGAGGCGATCCGGACCACCGAGACGTTCACGCTGGAGCAGAATTAGGGAAGCCAAATTTTTTATTTAGGAGGGTAGTACCACCGGTATGGCACTCTCTCGTCGGGTTCGTCACGACGAGTATCCCGACTGGATGCTCGCGTTCGGACCGTTCTTCGTCCTCGCGATCGTCGTTGCCGCTCTTTACGGTGTGATTTCGCTCGTAGGCGTCGACTGGCTCGCCGCGACGGCGACGCTGGACGTGATCGTGGTGTTGACCGGGATCGGCTTCGTCGCGGGGATCCTTCCGGTCGTCGTCGGCATGCTCTGGTTCCCGTACTTCCGGCGGCTCGATCTGGGGTGGATCCACGCAGTGTTGGCGTTTTCGGCGGGGATCCTCGCGTATATCGCCGTCGAGATGGGTCTCGAGGCGGTCGAGTTCGCCGCTGCCGTTCCGGCGCCGTACCTCGGCGAATCGGTCGCAGTCGGAGCCGTGCTCGTCACTGTGGTGACGATGGAACTCGCAAGCCGATGGCGGAAGCGAAAAACCGCGGCTGTTTCGGGTGACGGGCTCCGGGTCGCGTATCTGGTCGCGATCGGCCTCGGATTACACAGCATCGGCGAGGGGCTCGCCATCGGGAGCGCGTTCGTGCTCGGGGAGCTCGGACTCGTGGCGCTTCTGGCCGTCGGGTTCATCATCCACAACGTCACCGAGGGACCGGCCGTCATCGCCGCCCTGGCTCGCGAACAGGAAGCGCCGCCGTTGCGTCACTTCGCCGCGCTGGGTCTGCTCGCGGGCGGCGGGGTCATCGTCGGGGGCTGGATCGGTAGCCTGGTCGACTCGGCGCTGGTCGCCACCCTCTTTTTCGCCGTCGCCTTCGGGGCGATCGTACAGGTCCTGTGGGAGATGGCCGACCTCATCAGTTCGGAGGTGGCAACGCTCGTGACCCGCCGGACTGCGCTCGGGTTCACCGCCGGCATCGCGGTGCTGTTTCTCCTCGAAGAGGTCATCGTCGACGGGCTGCTCTTATAAGCGTCGACCCTCGGGAGTCAGGTTCGCCGCTCCACGCGGAGCAGCAAGACGCCCAACACGAGCAGGATGACAGTGCCCACCGGGACCGGGTATTCGGGGAGCCCGAACCTGAACCGGAGGTAGGTCGCTGCCGCGAACAGCCCCCCGGAAAGAACCAGCAGCGCGCCGACGAGCCTGACCGGGTCGACAGGTCCGGATTCGACGGTTTCTTCACGCAGATAGAATACGACGCCCACCAGCGCCGCAGCGATTACCACGGCACCAGCCCCGCCCCACACCCAGTAGGCGACCGCGACGCTCTCGCCGGCCTGGAGTCGGATCGCCGCCGGGATCGAGTGCAGCGCGATCCCGTTCAGTTCGGGGATCGCGAACCCCCAGCCGTACTGGATTTCGAACAGCGGAAACCGCACCGAGAGAAACCGCCCGTCGAACACGCGCTGGCTGACCGACACGTTCCACGGCACCAGCACCGCCACCCACGCCGAGATTACCGCGAGCTCGCCCGCGTACTCCGATCGGACCCACATGTGACTGTCTGTACGCCGGTCTGCTGGCGACTTAAAAGGTCGCGGACTCCGATCCGCGGTCGATCCCCGATCGATCCCCGATCGATCCTCGGTCGATCCTCGGCCGATCCCCAGTTGCACACGGTTCCGCGTACGGGCGAACGGATGGTTTCAAGTCCGCAGACGGAAAACCCGCGTGCATGCAACCGGGAGATCGCGTCCGCGTCGAGCGCGGAGGCGTCACGAACGAAGGCGTACTGTTGCCCTCCACCACCGAGGAGTATCTGGTGGTGAAGCTCGACGGCGGCTACAACGTCGGAATCGATCGCGAGGAGGCGTCAATCGACGTTCTGGAGTCGTCCGTCCACAACATCGACGGGGGCGGAGCCGGCGAGGACGGAGTGTCAGAAATCGAGTTCGAGGGTGACCTCCCGACCATCTCGTTGATCTCGACGGGGGGAACGATCGCCTCGACGGTCGACTACCGGACGGGTGCGGTCACCGCCCAGTTCGACGCCGAGGACGTTCTCCGGGCGGTTCCCGAACTCGCCGGGCGGGCCAACTACCGCGGGCGCGTTGTGGCGAACATCCTCTCGGAGAACATGGAGGTGCCGATCTGGCAGGATCTCGCGCGGGCCGTCCACGAGGAGATCGACGCCGGAGCGGACGGCATCGTCGTCATGCACGGGACCGACACGATGCAGTTCACCGCGTCGGCGCTGTCGTTCATGCTCGAGACGCCGGTGCCGATCGTGTTCACGGGCAGCCAGCGCTCCGCCGACAGGCCCTCCTCGGACAACGTGATGAACGCGGTCTGTTCGGTGGAGGCCGCCAAAGCCGACCACGCCGAGGTGCTGGTCTGCATGCACGCTGGCGCTTCCGACGACGTCTGTGCGCTCCACCGGGCCACCCGGGTGCGGAAGAACCACACCTCCCGCCGGGACGCCTTCGAAACTGTCGGGGCGAAACCGCTCGGGGAAGTCGACTACGAGGCGGCCACCGAGACCGGCGGGGACGGCGGCGTCGCCGAGGACGCGATCACGTTCCGTCGCGACTACCGGGACCGCGGGGCGGTCGACCTCTCGCTGTCCCCGGAGCTGGAGCCCGACGTCGAACTCGTGAAGTTCACTCCCGGGATGGATCCGGCCGCCTGGGAGTACCTCGACGGGAAGGACGGCGTCGTCGTCGAGGGGACCGGCCTCGGTCACGTCCACACGGACCTGATCCCTCGACTCGAGGAGCTGGCGGAGGACGGCACCACCGTCGTGATGACCAGCCAGTGTCTCGAGGGTCGCGTCTGCGACCGCGTCTACGACACGGGTCGGGACATCCTCGATGCGGGCGTGATCGAGGGCGGCGACACGCTCCCCGGCACGGCGAAGGTGAAGCTGATGTGGGTGCTCGGGAACGTCGGCGGCGACGCCGTCGCGGCCGAGTCGGTCGCCGAGGCGATGCGGACCGACCTCGCCGGCGAACTGACCGCCGAATCGCAGCCGTGGCGATAACGGGGGTGGATCCGTCATGAGCTCTCGTGATGACGCGGCCGACGGCGGGATCGACGTCACGGTCAGACAGGCACGACCGGAGGACGAAGCCGACGTTGTCGCGTTTACGGCCGACACCTGGAGCGGTAGGGACGCCTCCGATTACATTCCGCGGGTGTTCTCAGAGTGGGTCGAAACGGATGGACCCAACCAGCGCACGTTCGTGCTCGTCGTCGAGGACGATGCTGACGGCGGCGGCACCGAGGACGGTGATGGCGCCGCCGATGTCGACGACGACGGCGAGATCGCCGGGCTCTGTCAGGGGGTGTTGCTCTCGGAGTATGAAGCGTGGGCACAGGGGATGCGCGTGCATCCGGAGTACCGCGGACTGGGGATCTCGCGGCTGCTCACCGACGCGATCTTCGAGTGGGCTGAGGATCGGGGGGCGACGGTGGTGCGCAACATGGTGTTCTCCTGGAACGTGGCCGGCCTCGGCCAGTCCCGTTCGGCGGGTTTCGATCCCTGTACGGAGTTTCGGTACGCGAGACCGGAGCCCGACGGCCATGTCGACCCCGCGCTGTCGATCGGCGCCGACGCGGTCGGCGCCTGGACGTTCTGGGGTCAATCCGAGACCAGGACCCACCTCCGCGGACTCGCAATGGACGACAGCGAATCGTGGGCGCTCTCGGAACTCACCCCAGAAAAGCTCCAGACGGCGGCAAACGAGGACCGTCTCTTCACCGTTCACGATCGGGGCGTCCGCGGGTTCACCTATCGGGATCGGACCTTCGAGCGCGAGAACGAGGACGGTGAACCCGAGCAGTGGGCGCTGTACGCGGTCGGCGCGTGGGACACTCCCGAGGCGGCCGACTCCCTGTTTGCGGCCGTACAACGGGACGCGGCAGCCGTCGGCGTCGACAACGTTCGCGTGATGATTCCCGAGGGCGTCGAGTGGATCAGCGACGTCGCCACAGCACGTGTTCCGGTCGCGGACGAACCTGACTTCGTGATGGCCGCCGATCTGACCGACTCGACGCTCGTTCCGTCGGACGGTCGGCTGTAGCCACGCTCGATGGCTGGGTTTTTACTCGCTCCCACCTGAAAAAGGACTAATGGATCCGCTGGTGGTGGAAAGTTTGCCGACGATTCGGTCGCTCCTCTATTACGGTGCAGTGTACGGCATCCTCGTCGCAGTCGCCTACTGGGTGTACACCGACGCGCGGGCTCGCGGAAGCCGATACGCGGTGCTGTGGGGGCTCGCGACGCTCGTGTTCGCCATCCTCGCGGTGATCCCGTATATGTATCTCCGGTGGCGTGACGGCACGGAGGCGGCCGCCTGATCGTCGGGAGGCTGCTGATTTTAAAAACGAGTCAGCAACAGCGTCCGCGAACCTATTCGACGCGCCGGAGCGCCAGCAGTGCGGCCAAAAGCGTCCCGACGAGGGCGACGACGACGCCGAAGCCGGGCGTCGTCACGTCGGCAGCGTCGTCGGGCGTCTCTTCGGGTGTCTGTTCGTCAGCACCTTCCTCTTCGGTTTCCTGCGCTTCAGTGCTCTCTTCCTCGGCCGCCTCATCGACCGACTCGACGGTGATCTCCGATCGCTCGACGTAGACGCTCTCGTCGTACAGCTCGGGATGCAGCTGCGCGGCGAGTTCGTGTGTCGCCTCCACCATGCTGCGTGGTGCTGGCTGGTTCAGCCACTGCACATCGACGACGACTTCGGACTCTGTTTCACCGGCAGTCGTCGAGGCGTACGGTTCCTGTTCGAGGAAGACACCGGGCATCGTCACCACGAGAACCTCGGGATCCATCTCGAGCAGCACTTCGTCGTTCAGCTGCGGGAAGTCCTCGTGTTCGTGTGCGACGTTGTCGGCACCGGAAACGGTGATGATCTCGTCGATGAACGTGTTGCCGCCGGCAACGAAGCCGTCACCGAGGGGGTACAGTGCGGCAGGACGCTCGTCGGCCTCGGCGGTAACGCTGTTCAGGGCGTCGACGTTGGCGTGCATCCAGGCGTTCGCCTCGGCGGCACCCTCGCAGTTCCCGGTGAGCTTGCCGATCGTTTCCGTCTTCTCGGCGACGTCGTCCGTGTCGGTCGCCTCGGGGAAGTGATAGACTGTCAGGCCGGCCTCGCGGAGGGGTTCGACGTCCTGGGCGCTGACGTTCGGAGCCAGAACCAGATCGGGGTCGGTCGCGACGACCTGTTCGACGCTGGCGCCGAATTCGGCGGAGACGTTGGCCTTCTCCTCGGCGCCATCGAGATAGTGGGCGAACTGTGAGACGCCCACGACCTGCTCTTCACCGCCGATCTCCCACATCGTCTGGGCTGCACTCGGCCCGATCGTGGTGACTCGTTCGGGCTTCTCTTCGATCGTCACCGTCTCGCCGGTCGCGTCGGTCAGTTCGACCGGGAACTCGCACGGTTCGTACGTCGCGTCGGGTTCGTCCACGTCCGCAACCGATGAAGACGCCGCACCGGCCGCAGGGGCGACGCCGACGCCGGCCAAAAGAACGAGGATCGAAACAACGATGGCTGTCCGTTGCATCATCTTGTCCGAAGCGTTAACCCAATAAGTATTTATCTATTGAAAGTGGGGTTGTAGATGTGAGCACCGAGGGAGTCGACCGGCTGGTCCGCGCCGTAACGCGGTGGGAGCCGGCGGCTCGGTCGGCAAAATCGCGAGCAGTGGCGTGGTCGACGTTGTTAGCTGCGCTGCTTGCGGTCGTGGTGACGGTCGCGGCTGGGATCGGCCCCGTGACGATCCCGCCGACCGAGATCGCGAAGATCCTCCTCAATTCGATCCCGGTTCCGGCCGGACTCGAGTTGACCTGGGGCGGTGTTGTGATCGGCGGGCTGTTGCAGCTCCCCGGCATCGATCTGAGCTGGCGCCCGCTGACTGCGTACCCGGTCAATTCGACGCACGAACGGATCGTGATGCAGGTTCGGCTCCCGCGGATCCTGCTTGCCGCACTCGTCGGCTTCTCGCTTGCGGCGGCCGGCACCGTGATGCAGGGATTTTTCCGTAACCCGATGG
Coding sequences within:
- a CDS encoding pyridoxal-phosphate dependent enzyme, whose amino-acid sequence is METTKAFSGLECTDCGAVHDADTAGGCPNCNGPLDPTYDLSAVDVHADVIERPPDPVGMWAFDAVLPFPAGTRVSAAEGGTPLVDADRLAEELGVASVEIKDESRNPTGTVLDRGLSLAVTAAAGHAEGSDVEPLALAAAGNAAQSAAAYAGRVDLRLYAFVPSRCAFSNKAMVNVHGGEMQVVGGRYEDARAAIDDQLAADYYSLQEFTTPYRHEGVKTVALELLADRDWTAPDAVFVPTGTGELLVGVVRGFELAADLDLIERIPDVIAVQPSGCAPIAAAHEQGLGQPEPWDVPDTIVGELEIPDPEGGARALGALDRIGGRAVTVEDEEILESAVTINQTTVVEMGPGGGAAAAGAWELASQLDSDAEVVLLNTESGGKTPDVLRSHLMSKGI
- a CDS encoding DUF5798 family protein, whose translation is MGLGGTAKKIQTLADTAEKMYQRLNELREQVQATHDSVTDTTDRVKRLENEMAEQRALLNAVAEELDIDVETVSAEAHISDAEGIQETAEETPEQEHDAESGGGKAEPSDDAPTESGDREDPETAGD
- the surE gene encoding 5'/3'-nucleotidase SurE; translated protein: MDDGRMRILLTNDDGIDTVGFRALYDGLSQIADVVAVAPKNDRSSVGRALSHEVPVEEHELGYAIEGTPADCTVAGLEVLCPDVDLVVAGCNKGANIGAYTLGRSGTVSAAVEAAFFEVPAIAVSLYIPVSDDWEKLATDPEDFRQPVEIATFLAEHAIDAGVFEGVDYLNVNAPYDATDKPNADSGGAAGDRLPVEVTRPSRLYDMTAERNGDSIRLRDRIWERMADGTLPEPEGTDRYAVMNGRVSVSPLTAPHTTERHGALAELLDGYGSTE
- a CDS encoding DUF555 domain-containing protein, which encodes MDCRVVVEAAVPVYDVETPDEAIRIAISKTGEMLNPDLNYVEINMGERTTPDGKSLPPAFIAADEALVALELEMTVFNVEREEHASRIARKEIGQRLRNIPLKVLEVEVIPDEQDEQSGEEGDGNGRTEEGDGSDDPTDSGSDDENGGNGNGDDDLLPEFEEMVDE
- a CDS encoding metal transporter; translation: MALSRRVRHDEYPDWMLAFGPFFVLAIVVAALYGVISLVGVDWLAATATLDVIVVLTGIGFVAGILPVVVGMLWFPYFRRLDLGWIHAVLAFSAGILAYIAVEMGLEAVEFAAAVPAPYLGESVAVGAVLVTVVTMELASRWRKRKTAAVSGDGLRVAYLVAIGLGLHSIGEGLAIGSAFVLGELGLVALLAVGFIIHNVTEGPAVIAALAREQEAPPLRHFAALGLLAGGGVIVGGWIGSLVDSALVATLFFAVAFGAIVQVLWEMADLISSEVATLVTRRTALGFTAGIAVLFLLEEVIVDGLLL
- the gatD gene encoding Glu-tRNA(Gln) amidotransferase subunit GatD, with product MQPGDRVRVERGGVTNEGVLLPSTTEEYLVVKLDGGYNVGIDREEASIDVLESSVHNIDGGGAGEDGVSEIEFEGDLPTISLISTGGTIASTVDYRTGAVTAQFDAEDVLRAVPELAGRANYRGRVVANILSENMEVPIWQDLARAVHEEIDAGADGIVVMHGTDTMQFTASALSFMLETPVPIVFTGSQRSADRPSSDNVMNAVCSVEAAKADHAEVLVCMHAGASDDVCALHRATRVRKNHTSRRDAFETVGAKPLGEVDYEAATETGGDGGVAEDAITFRRDYRDRGAVDLSLSPELEPDVELVKFTPGMDPAAWEYLDGKDGVVVEGTGLGHVHTDLIPRLEELAEDGTTVVMTSQCLEGRVCDRVYDTGRDILDAGVIEGGDTLPGTAKVKLMWVLGNVGGDAVAAESVAEAMRTDLAGELTAESQPWR
- a CDS encoding GNAT family N-acetyltransferase encodes the protein MSSRDDAADGGIDVTVRQARPEDEADVVAFTADTWSGRDASDYIPRVFSEWVETDGPNQRTFVLVVEDDADGGGTEDGDGAADVDDDGEIAGLCQGVLLSEYEAWAQGMRVHPEYRGLGISRLLTDAIFEWAEDRGATVVRNMVFSWNVAGLGQSRSAGFDPCTEFRYARPEPDGHVDPALSIGADAVGAWTFWGQSETRTHLRGLAMDDSESWALSELTPEKLQTAANEDRLFTVHDRGVRGFTYRDRTFERENEDGEPEQWALYAVGAWDTPEAADSLFAAVQRDAAAVGVDNVRVMIPEGVEWISDVATARVPVADEPDFVMAADLTDSTLVPSDGRL
- a CDS encoding PGF-CTERM-anchored ABC transporter substrate-binding protein, which codes for MQRTAIVVSILVLLAGVGVAPAAGAASSSVADVDEPDATYEPCEFPVELTDATGETVTIEEKPERVTTIGPSAAQTMWEIGGEEQVVGVSQFAHYLDGAEEKANVSAEFGASVEQVVATDPDLVLAPNVSAQDVEPLREAGLTVYHFPEATDTDDVAEKTETIGKLTGNCEGAAEANAWMHANVDALNSVTAEADERPAALYPLGDGFVAGGNTFIDEIITVSGADNVAHEHEDFPQLNDEVLLEMDPEVLVVTMPGVFLEQEPYASTTAGETESEVVVDVQWLNQPAPRSMVEATHELAAQLHPELYDESVYVERSEITVESVDEAAEEESTEAQETEEEGADEQTPEETPDDAADVTTPGFGVVVALVGTLLAALLALRRVE